In Calonectris borealis chromosome Z, bCalBor7.hap1.2, whole genome shotgun sequence, a single genomic region encodes these proteins:
- the LOC142075202 gene encoding fructose-1,6-bisphosphatase 1 produces the protein MTDRSAFDTNVITMTRFVMEEGRRAKGTGEFTQLLNSLCTAIKAISTAVRKAGIANLYGIAGSTNVTGDQVKKLDILSNDLVINMLKSSFSTCVIVSEENKDAVIVETEKRGKYIVCIDPLDGSSNIDCLVSIGTIFAIYRKVSPDEPSGKDALQPGRNLVAAGYALYGSATMLVLATSAGGVNCFMLDPAIGEFILVDRDVKIKKKGNIYSLNEGYAKYFDPAVTEYLKKKKFPEDGSSPYGGRYIGSMVADVHRTLVYGGIFLYPANSKSPKGKLRLLYECNPMAFVIEKAGGIATTGHQAILDIVPEDIHQRVPIVLGSPDDVKEYLEIVKKHSAK, from the exons atGACGGACCGCTCCGCTTTCGACACCAATGTCATCACCATGACCCGCTTCGTGATGGAGGAAGGCAGGCGGGCGAAAGGCACCGGGGAGTTCACGCAGCTCCTCAACTCCCTCTGCACGGCCATCAAAGCCATCTCCACCGCCGTCCGTAAAGCGGGCATCGCCAACCT CTATGGAATTGCTGGGTCTACCAATGTGACAGGAGATCAAGTAAAGAAGTTGGACATCCTTTCCAATGACCTGGTGATTAACATGCTCAAGTCATCCTTCAGTACATGTGTTATCgtgtcagaagaaaacaaagatgctgtgatAGTGGAAACTGAAAAAAGG gGTAAATACATAGTCTGCATAGACCCTCTAGATGGCTCATCGAACATTGACTGCCTTGTTTCCATTGGGACCATCTTTGCCATCTATAGAAAG GTGTCCCCTGATGAACCTTCTGGGAAAGATGCTTTACAACCCGGGCGTAATCTTGTGGCAGCTGGTTATGCTCTCTATGGGAGTGCCACAATGCTGGTACTGGCCACTTCTGCTGGAGGTGTCAACTGTTTCATGCTGGATCCG GCAATTGGAGAATTCATTTTGGTGGATAGGGATGTGAAAAtcaaaaagaagggaaatatcTACAGTCTCAATGAGGGCTATGCTAAATACTTTGATCCTGCAGTCACAGAGTAtctcaaaaagaagaaattccctGAG GATGGCAGTTCACCGTATGGTGGGAGATACATAGGATCTATGGTGGCTGATGTGCATCGCACGCTGGTGTATGGAGGAATCTTTCTGTATCCTGCTAACTCCAAAAGTCCCAAAGGAAAG CTGAGACTACTCTACGAATGCAATCCTATGGCGTTTGTTATTGAGAAGGCTGGGGGAATAGCAACAACCGGACATCAAGCAATACTAGACATAGTGCCTGAGGATATCCACCAAAGAGTGCCGATTGTCTTGGGATCTCCTGATGATGTGAAGGAGTACCTTGAGATAGTCAAGAAGCATTCAGCTAAGTAA